One region of Eupeodes corollae chromosome 1, idEupCoro1.1, whole genome shotgun sequence genomic DNA includes:
- the LOC129950845 gene encoding putative uncharacterized protein DDB_G0274435 codes for MVKEKKAGVSKDTSANTSGDVTVVPVTVPQATATTSDQATSATTNQKRRLKKHSPNKVERANPAKRRDMRKDMDRGKGGVTTESEFSDYAESEKTEYMSEGGEGLFRSSNKDLILSEPVPQTNKALEVAADLQDERELVQALQDKQAAISQFEQSLNKLKEEIEPLLSQLKLKQEARRKQEAAQKQKQQKQQQQQLQQQKQPQAKPAPKNTGAEQNKKRTSEVTGPMSEGPSTSAKAKQLQQKQQEIGAIMSIMCEGFCSSAGIMPSVLNGSKMLGANCSLSLDKYPVYPGYQSSLS; via the exons ATGGTAAAGGAGAAGAAAgcgggggtatcgaaagatacctctgccaatacATCAGGCGATGTTACGGTGGTGCCTGTAACAGTACCacaagcaacagcaacaacatctgACCAGGCGacatcagcaacaacaaacCAAAAGAGGAGGCTAAAGAAGCATAGCCCAAATAAAGTGGAGAGAGCCAACCCCGCTAAGCGGCGGGACATGCGAAAAGACATGGACCGGGGTAAGGGAGGAGTTACCACCGAGAGTGAGTTCTCAGACTACGCCGAGTCTGAGAAAACAGAGTACATgtccgaaggtggagaggggctcttcaggtcTTCGAATAAGGATTTAATCCTATCAGAGCCAGTCCCGCAGACAAACAAGGCTTTGGAGGTAGCGGCGGACCTCCAAGATGAAAGAGAACTGGTGCAGGCCCTACAAGAcaaacaggcagccatcagccAGTTCGAGCAAAGCCTAAATAAGCTCAAGGAGGAAATAGAGCCCCTCCTCAGTCAGCTAAAGCTgaaacaagaggcgcgccgaaAGCAAGAGGCAGCCCAAAAACaaaagcagcaaaaacaacagcaacaacaactacagcagcaaaaacagccACAAGccaagcccgctcccaaaaacacaggagcggagcaaaataaaaagaggacATCTGAAGTGACAGGCCCTATGTCCGAGGGCCCATCGACTTCGGCTAAGGCCAAACAActgcagcagaagcagcagga gattggtgcaattatgtcaattATGTGTGAGGgtttttgtagttcggctggtattatgCCTTCAGTTTTAAATGGTTCGAAGATGTTGGGAGCCAATTGTAGCTTGTCGCTTGACAAGTATCCCGTATACCCAGGCTATCAAAGCTCATTATCTTAG